Proteins found in one Pagrus major chromosome 20, Pma_NU_1.0 genomic segment:
- the pkmyt1 gene encoding membrane-associated tyrosine- and threonine-specific cdc2-inhibitory kinase translates to MSVAVETTSSRVSLPLPTHFAHAERSFSLKKRRLPFSSSSTSNSSYSSPARLSHYLPPLPPSKGCPSVNMFPQHQSPWTPLCCSLSKSPPPSSVYDPSKQQTYFNQCFTNLGLLGRGSFGEVYKVQNNVDGRQYAVKRSAHRFRGKSERNRCVREARNHERLSPHPHILHFVAAWEECGRLYIQTELCSTSLLLHAENQPPGPGEPAAWAYLCDLLSALQHLHSHGFVHLDLKPANVLMTDSGRLKLGDFGLLFELKQKSSEPAEGRVKDDVQEGDPRYMAPELLRGEYGPAADVFSLGVTILELACNIEVPNGGEGWQQLRQGCPPSEFTSDLSTELQTVLRMMLAPEPSQRPTVSELLALPYVWKHRWKRRIYLMVTEAALRLASVCQVVLCFGCRLLSALHFPFLPHWTKPVPCTPPKDSWDKDLTLPLSAMHCDSGSPEEDAVFLLDPADPELSPTFSHRVKSRLSVESTSTPLPGSQMHNRRSPCHTPTLSNLGEWSSCNLALTPSSIHSNGSCRTLTPNASPIHAELHTDINENSTHSRCSSSARSSQRRGRIWVQTEEPLPRPNFEPKNLLSLFEETTP, encoded by the exons ATGTCCGTGGCAGTGGAAACCACCTCTTCCAGggtgtctctccctcttccgACCCACTTCGCCCATGCCGAGCGGTCCTTCTCCCTCAAAAAGCGGCGTCTCCCTTTTTCCTCGTCATCCACGTCCAACTCGTCCTACTCTTCCCCTGCACGGCTCTCACATTATCTGCCCCCGCTGCCACCATCCAAAGGATGTCCTTCTGTGAACATGTTCCCACAGCATCAGTCCCCCTGGACACctctgtgttgttccctcagcAAGTCTCCCCCTCCGAGTTCTGTATATGATCCCAGCAAACAGCAGACCTATTTCAATCAGTGCTTTACTAATCTGGGCCTGCTGGGAAGAGGATCCTTCGGAGAGGTATACAAG gTACAAAACAATGTGGACGGCCGCCAGTATGCAGTGAAGCGCTCTGCTCATCGCTTCCGGGGCAAAAGTGAGAGGAACCGCTGTGTGAGGGAAGCTAGAAACCACGAGCGCCTGTCTCCGCACCCCCACATCTTGCATTTTGTGGCAGCCTGGGAGGAGTGTGGCCGACTGTACATCCAGACAGAGCTGTGTAGCACCAGCTTGCTGCTCCATGCTGAGAACCAGCCTCCTGGCCCAG GTGAGCCTGCAGCATGGGCCTACCTGTGTGACCTCCTCTCAGCACTGCAACACCTGCACTCTCATGGTTTTGTGCATCTGGACCTCAAGCCCGCTAATGTCCTCATGACTGACTCTGGGCGTCTCAAACTGGGAGACTTTGGGTTGCTTTTTGAACTAAAACAGAAGAGTTCAGAGCCTGCAGAGGGGAGAGTGAAAGACGATGTCCAGGAGGGAGATCCCAGATACATGGCCCCTGAGCTGCTCCGTGGGGAGTATGGACcagctgcagatgttttcaG TTTGGGTGTTACTATTCTGGAGCTTGCCTGTAATATTGAGGTTCCAAATGGTGGAGAGGGCTGGCAGCAGCTCAGACAAGGCTGCCCCCCGTCAGAGTTTACCAGCG ACCTGTCGACTGAGCTTCAGACAGTACTGCGGATGATGCTGGCCCCAGAGCCATCACAGAGGCCGACCGTCTCTGAGCTTCTGGCCCTCCCTTATGTTTGGAAACACAGGTGGAAAAGGCGGATCTATCTGATGGTCACTGAGGCTGCGCTGAGACTGGCCTCTGTCTGTCAG GTGGTGCTGTGCTTTGGGTGTAGACTCTTGTCTGCCCTTCACTTTCCCTTTCTGCCTCATTGGACCAAGCCGGTGCCCTGCACTCCTCCAAAGGACAGCTGGGACAAGGATTTAACCCTGCCACTCAGTGCCATGCATTGTGACTCAGGGAGCCCAGAGGAGGATGCCGTGTTTCTGCTGGATCCAGCAGACCCAGAACTTTCCCCCACCTTCTCACACAG GGTCAAATCCAGACTGTCTGTAGAAAGCACATCCACTCCTCTGCCGGGTTCACAGATGCACAATCGTCGAAGTCCTTGCCACACACCCACTCTCTCAAATCTGGGTGAGTGGTCCTCCTGTAACTTAGCTCTGACCCCCTCCAGCATCCACTCAAATGGTTCCTGCCGCACACTGACACCCAATGCCAGCCCCATACACGCAGAGCTTCATACAGATATAAATGAAAACTCCACGCACAGCCGATGCTCTTCATCTGCCAGATCCTCGCAGCGACGTGGACGCATCTGGGTCCAAACTGAGGAGCCTTTACCCCGACCCAACTTTGAACCAAAGAACCTGCTGAGTCTGTTTGAGGAAACAACTCCATGA
- the LOC141016031 gene encoding uncharacterized protein gives MKMSKFERLNARVEKLLSKAVQEVLEVVKETVSEYQEKTARTQRENQSLKRRLQVLQEKLQSESNGFVSPAALQELEEDIELTPSDKGMAVTCPSYSFEELDCEATITPLATPCLSPGATTGPHLGGNNLNNPRTLKTETDNELSEPVSNHVDAVTAFTIPENDHEMKVEPTSDEDAMHTANYFYDNAGAASSHRLEHSQTNPGLYNESGLVFNLDHNGTGEPLSQRFNNTNTTQTNTKAGASRTSQRNCRKHYCCSLCGRTFRHAGDYKKHNRVHTGEKPYCCSVCGKRFSQSGYLTVHLRYHTGEKPFGCSHCGKSFSHSSNMKKHQQTHL, from the exons ATGAAGATGTCCAAATTTGAGCGTCTGAATGCCCGAGTGGAGAAGCTGCTGTCTAAAGCTGTGCAGGAGGTTCTGGAGGTGGTGAAGGAGACCGTGTCGGAGTACCAGGAGAAAACTGCAAGAACCCAGAGGGAGAACCAGAGTCTGAAGAGGAGGCTGCAGGTGCTCCAGGAGAAGTTACAATCGGAAAGCaatg GATTTGTGTCCCCTGCAGCCCTGCAAGAGCTGGAAGAGGACATTGAACTCACCCCCTCTGATAAGGGCATGGCAGTAACTTGTCCCTCATATTCGTTTGAAGAGCTTGACTGTGAAGCAACCATCACACCATTAGCCACCCCCTGTCTCTCCCCTGGAGCCACGACAGGACCACATTTAGGTGGCAATAACTTGAACAATCCAAGAACTCttaaaacagagacagataaCGAACTCTCAGAACCAGTTTCAAACCACGTAGATGCTGTCACTGCATTCACAATCCCCGAAAATGATCATGAAATGAAAGTGGAGCCAACATCAGATGAAGACGCCATGCACACCGCAAACTATTTCTATGATAATGCTGGTGCTGCATCCTCACATAGACTAGAACATTCCCAAACCAATCCAGGACTCTACAATGAGTCAGGGCTTGTCTTCAATCTGGACCACAATGGCACAGGAGAGCCTTTATCTCAAAGATTCAACAATACAAACAccactcaaacaaacacaaaagcaggAGCTTCAAGAACGTCCCAGAGAAATTGCCGGAAACActactgctgctctctctgtggACGCACTTTCAGACACGCAGGTGACTACAAGAAGCACAACCGGGTGCACACAGGGGAGAAACCGTACTGCTGCTCCGTGTGTGGGAAGAGGTTCAGTCAGTCGGGCTACCTGACGGTGCACCTGCGCTACCACACGGGAGAGAAGCCGTTTGGCTGCAGTCACTGTGGCAAAAGTTTTAGTCACTCGAGTAACATGAAGAAACACCAGCAGACTCATCTGTGA